One Flagellimonas sp. CMM7 genomic region harbors:
- a CDS encoding DinB family protein: MQQIMTPKDLNQDEFDSYYQRYIDKLSTSISLKEGFAIGQKQVISFFKTIPIKKHGYRYAPQKWSIKEILQHLIDTERIFMYRCFRIARKDKTPLAGFDQGIYMAPSNADKKTMESLLNEYSTTRQSSIFLLNSLSENDLKCIGNANGSAMSARAAAFTIIGHEIWHTEIINKKYLDK; the protein is encoded by the coding sequence ATGCAACAAATTATGACTCCTAAAGATTTAAACCAAGATGAATTTGATTCATACTATCAGCGTTATATTGACAAGCTTTCCACTAGTATTTCTTTAAAGGAAGGGTTTGCAATAGGGCAAAAGCAGGTAATCAGTTTCTTTAAAACTATCCCCATTAAAAAACATGGCTATCGTTATGCTCCGCAAAAGTGGAGCATAAAGGAAATATTGCAGCACCTAATAGATACCGAAAGAATTTTTATGTATCGCTGTTTTAGAATCGCGAGAAAAGACAAAACCCCATTGGCCGGTTTTGATCAAGGCATTTACATGGCCCCTTCCAATGCTGATAAAAAAACTATGGAAAGCCTACTGAATGAATATTCAACAACTCGGCAATCATCAATTTTTTTGTTGAATAGTTTATCTGAAAATGACTTGAAGTGTATAGGTAATGCCAATGGCAGTGCAATGTCTGCGAGGGCAGCGGCCTTTACAATTATTGGCCATGAAATATGGCATACTGAAATTATTAATAAGAAATACCTCGATAAATAA
- a CDS encoding DUF1272 domain-containing protein, giving the protein MLTIRPNCEHCDKDLPNTSTDAMICSFECTYCTTCALEVFQNVCPSCGGNFEKRPIRPKNMVLKHPVSHKRVFAPKDLEKAQILMTKLKDTPPKKR; this is encoded by the coding sequence ATGCTAACGATTAGGCCAAACTGCGAACATTGTGATAAAGATTTACCCAACACCTCAACAGATGCGATGATATGCTCTTTTGAATGCACTTATTGCACTACATGTGCTTTGGAGGTTTTTCAAAATGTGTGTCCAAGCTGCGGTGGCAATTTTGAGAAAAGGCCCATTAGACCTAAAAATATGGTGCTAAAGCACCCTGTTAGCCATAAAAGAGTATTTGCTCCAAAAGATTTAGAAAAAGCACAGATTCTAATGACCAAATTAAAAGACACACCTCCCAAAAAAAGATAA